The following coding sequences lie in one Deltaproteobacteria bacterium genomic window:
- the thrS gene encoding threonine--tRNA ligase, whose translation MRPEMTPLEQLRHSTAHVMADAVKRLFPAVKITIGPAIETGFYYDFDAPSPFSDEDLVRIEEEMRRIVAADLPFVREEVPRDQALELFRSMGEDYKVEILAGIPAGDTISLYRHGDFVDLCRGVHVERTGRIKAFKLTGVAGAYWRGDERNKMLQRIYGTAFFEEKDLKAHLEQLEEAKRRDHRRLGKDLDLFSFSETIGAGLVLWHPKGALVRHLIETFWRREHLAHGYDMVYTPHIARENLWEQSGHLGYYSENMYSGMDIDGQNYLAKPMNCPYHVVIYKSHLRSYREFPLRWAELGTVYRYERTGVLHGLFRVRGFTQDDAHLFVRRDQLAAEVDRVLTFCLRILRTFGFADFELYLSTRPAKFVGTPEQWDEAEAILKDCLERSGVKFEVDAGGGVFYGPKIDLKIRDSIGRKWQCSTLQVDFQLPERFDMNYVGEDGARGHRPIMIHRALLGSLERFFGILVEHYAGAFPLWLAPVQATVLTVTDPQIPFAQKVLERLRAAGIRAEADLRNEKLGAKIREAQLQKIPYMLVVGDKEVQSGCVAPRPRSGQAMPAMPVDAFVDQLVREAQIPSGDSQEGN comes from the coding sequence ATGCGTCCCGAGATGACGCCGCTCGAGCAACTTCGGCACAGCACGGCGCACGTGATGGCCGACGCGGTCAAGCGGCTCTTCCCCGCGGTGAAGATCACCATCGGTCCCGCCATCGAGACGGGCTTCTACTACGACTTCGACGCCCCGAGTCCGTTCAGCGACGAGGACCTGGTCCGGATCGAGGAGGAGATGCGGCGGATCGTCGCGGCGGACCTGCCCTTCGTGCGCGAGGAGGTTCCGCGGGACCAGGCCCTCGAGCTCTTTCGCAGCATGGGAGAGGACTACAAGGTCGAGATCCTCGCCGGCATTCCGGCGGGTGACACCATCTCGCTCTATCGACACGGCGATTTCGTGGACCTTTGCCGCGGCGTACACGTCGAGCGCACGGGCCGGATCAAGGCCTTCAAGCTCACGGGAGTCGCTGGAGCCTACTGGCGCGGCGACGAACGCAACAAGATGCTTCAGCGCATCTACGGCACCGCGTTCTTCGAGGAGAAGGATCTCAAGGCGCACCTGGAGCAGCTCGAGGAGGCGAAGCGCCGGGACCATCGCCGGCTCGGTAAGGACCTGGACCTCTTCTCGTTCAGCGAAACGATCGGGGCGGGCCTGGTCCTCTGGCATCCCAAGGGGGCGCTCGTTCGGCACCTCATCGAGACCTTCTGGCGCCGAGAGCACCTCGCGCACGGCTACGACATGGTCTACACGCCGCACATCGCGCGTGAAAACCTCTGGGAGCAGAGCGGGCACCTCGGCTATTACTCGGAGAACATGTACTCGGGGATGGACATCGACGGTCAGAACTACCTGGCCAAGCCGATGAACTGCCCGTACCACGTCGTCATCTACAAGAGCCACCTGCGCTCCTACCGCGAGTTCCCGCTGCGCTGGGCGGAGCTCGGGACCGTCTACAGGTACGAGCGGACCGGCGTGCTCCACGGGCTCTTCCGCGTGCGAGGCTTCACGCAGGACGACGCGCATCTCTTCGTGCGGCGCGATCAGCTCGCGGCCGAGGTGGACCGGGTCCTGACCTTCTGCCTGCGGATCCTGCGGACCTTCGGCTTCGCCGATTTCGAGCTCTACCTCAGCACGCGTCCGGCCAAGTTCGTCGGTACCCCCGAGCAATGGGACGAGGCCGAGGCGATCTTGAAGGACTGCCTCGAGCGCAGCGGGGTGAAGTTCGAGGTGGACGCCGGCGGGGGTGTGTTCTACGGCCCAAAGATCGATCTCAAGATCCGCGACAGCATCGGACGCAAATGGCAGTGTTCCACCCTCCAGGTGGACTTCCAGCTGCCGGAGCGGTTCGACATGAACTACGTCGGAGAGGACGGCGCGCGCGGCCATCGGCCGATCATGATCCACCGCGCGCTGCTCGGCTCCCTGGAGCGGTTCTTCGGGATCCTGGTCGAGCACTACGCGGGCGCGTTCCCCCTCTGGCTGGCCCCCGTGCAGGCGACGGTGCTGACGGTGACCGACCCGCAGATTCCGTTCGCCCAGAAGGTGCTGGAGCGACTCCGGGCCGCGGGGATCCGGGCGGAGGCGGACCTGCGCAACGAAAAGCTCGGGGCGAAGATTCGCGAGGCGCAACTCCAGAAGATTCCGTATATGCTCGTCGTGGGGGACAAGGAAGTGCAGAGCGGCTGCGTTGCGCCGCGACCGCGATCCGGTCAGGCCATGCCCGCGATGCCTGTGGACGCGTTCGTCGACCAGCTCGTGCGGGAGGCCCAGATCCCGTCGGGCGACAGCCAGGAAGGAAACTGA
- a CDS encoding AarF/ABC1/UbiB kinase family protein, translating to MVRRAAQVWFWTLLGATSWAAGWLALALRGSGRAARQRHLGLRLARLCRRLGGTFVKAAQILGTRADLLSDATREPLTQLQDRVGPFAYTAVCAVLRDDLGRSPERVFRQLDPYPIASASMAQVHVAQLWTGERVAVKVLRPGIERLVAWDLRLLRILVRLVAWLPPLRAFAPRQAVEELGQAILQQTDLRIEAQHNALFRAAFAADPTVGLPALVPELSSRRVLCMSFVEGRKILDAALDDPGRRELARRGYRLLLHMIFVHGLVHADLHPGNLLVSDGRLVLLDVGLVARISPARRQGLLRLLAAWAAGDVARVAQAVIDAAFVDPQLARPHLLAPDIARLLQRFSAARIQDLSFAAVLAELSRLVRRQGAQLHPSFAVTGLAVAVVEGVGRQLAPDLALLAEALPFLGEMLRPMDAQASA from the coding sequence ATGGTTCGGCGGGCGGCCCAGGTCTGGTTCTGGACCCTGTTGGGCGCCACGTCGTGGGCGGCCGGCTGGTTGGCCCTGGCCCTGCGTGGAAGTGGCCGGGCAGCTCGTCAGCGGCACCTCGGACTCCGCCTCGCGCGGCTTTGCCGCCGCCTCGGGGGGACCTTCGTCAAGGCGGCTCAGATACTGGGCACCCGAGCCGACCTGCTGTCCGATGCCACCCGCGAGCCCCTGACCCAGCTGCAGGACCGAGTGGGCCCCTTCGCGTACACCGCCGTATGCGCGGTGCTCCGCGACGACCTCGGTCGGTCGCCGGAGCGCGTCTTTCGCCAGCTCGACCCCTACCCTATCGCGAGCGCTTCGATGGCCCAGGTTCACGTCGCCCAGCTCTGGACCGGCGAGCGTGTGGCGGTCAAGGTCCTGCGGCCTGGCATCGAACGGCTCGTGGCCTGGGACCTCCGGCTCCTCCGGATCCTCGTGCGGCTCGTGGCCTGGCTGCCGCCGTTGCGCGCCTTTGCGCCGCGGCAGGCGGTGGAGGAACTCGGACAGGCCATCCTCCAACAGACCGACCTGCGCATCGAGGCCCAGCACAACGCGCTCTTCCGCGCTGCGTTCGCTGCAGACCCCACGGTGGGCCTCCCCGCCCTGGTGCCGGAGCTGTCCAGCCGGCGGGTCCTCTGCATGTCCTTCGTCGAGGGTCGAAAGATTCTGGACGCGGCGCTCGACGACCCGGGGCGGCGCGAGCTGGCCCGACGGGGATACCGGCTCCTGCTGCACATGATCTTCGTGCACGGCCTGGTGCACGCGGACCTCCATCCGGGCAACCTGCTCGTCTCCGACGGGCGGCTCGTTCTCCTCGACGTGGGGCTCGTCGCGCGGATCTCGCCCGCGCGACGCCAGGGCCTGCTGCGCCTCCTCGCGGCGTGGGCCGCAGGAGACGTGGCCCGCGTGGCCCAGGCCGTCATCGACGCGGCCTTTGTGGATCCGCAGCTGGCCCGGCCCCACCTCTTGGCGCCGGATATCGCGCGGCTCCTGCAGCGCTTCAGCGCGGCGCGGATCCAGGATCTCTCCTTCGCCGCGGTCCTGGCCGAGCTCTCGCGCCTGGTGCGGCGACAGGGGGCTCAGCTCCACCCGAGCTTCGCGGTCACGGGGCTGGCCGTCGCCGTCGTAGAAGGCGTCGGCCGGCAGCTGGCGCCGGATCTGGCGCTGCTGGCCGAAGCCCTCCCCTTCCTCGGGGAGATGCTGCGGCCGATGGACGCCCAGGCCTCCGCGTGA